A genomic segment from Peromyscus maniculatus bairdii isolate BWxNUB_F1_BW_parent chromosome 11, HU_Pman_BW_mat_3.1, whole genome shotgun sequence encodes:
- the C11H1orf53 gene encoding uncharacterized protein C1orf53 homolog isoform X2, whose protein sequence is MAACGLPALARAALGRPPPWAEGFRQQLSSALLSASEGGCSGSPPSSQGTPEGEPKHPASQELTAAELHIVGLHRAACAAGQLSYVDPATGYVVFTRLAHLQRGACCGSACRHCPYGQVNVKDPSKKKRFNSYFYV, encoded by the exons ATGGCGGCTTGCGGGCTCCCGGCGCTGGCCCGAGCGGCGCTCGGGAGGCCACCGCCGTGGGCTGAAGGCTTCCGACAGCAGCTGAGCTCAGCCCTCCTCTCGGCTTCCGAAGGAGGCTGCAGCGGCTCCCCTCCAAGCTCGCAGGGAACGCCCGAAGGAGAGCCGAAGCATCCGGCGAGCCAAGAGTTAACGGCGGCTGAACTGCACATCGTCGGGCTGCACCGGGCCGCCTGCGCG GCTGGCCAGCTCAGCTACGTGGACCCAGCTACGGGCTATGTGGTGTTCACAAGGCTGGCCCACTTGCAGAGAGGTGCTTGCTGCGGTTCTGCCTGCAGACAC tgtccatATGGCCAGGTCAATGTGAAAGATCCATCTAAAAAGAAGCGATTCAACTCCTATTTTTATGTTTGA
- the C11H1orf53 gene encoding uncharacterized protein C1orf53 homolog isoform X1 has product MAACGLPALARAALGRPPPWAEGFRQQLSSALLSASEGGCSGSPPSSQGTPEGEPKHPASQELTAAELHIVGLHRAACAAFRHTFVGMGKRKEKEAGQLSYVDPATGYVVFTRLAHLQRGACCGSACRHCPYGQVNVKDPSKKKRFNSYFYV; this is encoded by the exons ATGGCGGCTTGCGGGCTCCCGGCGCTGGCCCGAGCGGCGCTCGGGAGGCCACCGCCGTGGGCTGAAGGCTTCCGACAGCAGCTGAGCTCAGCCCTCCTCTCGGCTTCCGAAGGAGGCTGCAGCGGCTCCCCTCCAAGCTCGCAGGGAACGCCCGAAGGAGAGCCGAAGCATCCGGCGAGCCAAGAGTTAACGGCGGCTGAACTGCACATCGTCGGGCTGCACCGGGCCGCCTGCGCG GCCTTCAGACATACCTTTGTGGGgatggggaagagaaaagaaaaggag GCTGGCCAGCTCAGCTACGTGGACCCAGCTACGGGCTATGTGGTGTTCACAAGGCTGGCCCACTTGCAGAGAGGTGCTTGCTGCGGTTCTGCCTGCAGACAC tgtccatATGGCCAGGTCAATGTGAAAGATCCATCTAAAAAGAAGCGATTCAACTCCTATTTTTATGTTTGA